A single Verrucomicrobiia bacterium DNA region contains:
- the carB gene encoding carbamoyl-phosphate synthase large subunit, producing MPKRTDIKSVLIIGAGPIIIGQGCEFDYSGAQACKALREEGYRVILVNSNPATIMTDPEMADATYIEPITWPTIAQIIQRERPDALLPTMGGQTALNCALDLDREGVLAKFNVEMIGAKREAIEKAEDRERFKRAMEAIGLECARGAIAHSLEEARQVQAAIGFPVIIRPSFTLGGTGGGIAYNPDEFIALCERGLEASPTHELLIEESIIGWKEFEMEVVRDRQDNCIIVCSIENFDPMGVHTGDSITVAPAQTLTDKEYQLMRNASIACLREIGVDTGGSNVQFAINPRDGRSIIIEMNPRVSRSSALASKATGFPIAKIAAKLAIGYTLDELKNDITGGVTPASFEPTLDYVVTKIPRFTFEKFPQADATLTTQMKSVGEAMAIGRTFQESLQKALRSLEIGSYGFESKLDPALDQDEARRRVTRALRVPGAERIWYLADAFRLGLSAAEIHTLCHIDPWFLAQIADLVATEQTIARHGKTEPSADSLRAWKRKGFSDRRLAALLGQSELQVRQWRHAARVRPVYKRVDSCAAEFASSTAYLYSTYEEECEAAPEPKKKIIVLGGGPNRIGQGIEFDYCCVHASFALREDGYQTIMINCNPETVSTDYDTSDRLYFEPLTLEDVIEIIHLEQPVGVIVQYGGQTPLKLARGLAAAGAPIIGTSPDSIDVAEDRERFQKLIQQLQLTQPPNATARTPEEAVKLAERIGYPLVVRPSYVLGGRAMEIVPAREELETYMRVAVRVSEDSPVLLDHFLNDATEVDVDAVSDGRQVLIGGIMEHIEEAGVHSGDSACSLPPFSLSRKIQDELREQTAKMALALQVVGLMNVQYAIQNGKIYVLEVNPRASRTVPYVSKATGRPLAKIAARCMAGQSLQSQGVVGEIVPPYYSVKEAVFPFIKFPGVDTVLGPEMKSTGEVMGVGRSFGEAFAKSQLAAGSPIPKGGRIFITVRNADRNGVIEVARSFSQQGFEILATRGTAAVLAGGGVAARAVNKLSEGRPHIIDMIMNGEVDIIVNTVSDPQSLADSYAIRRQALQHKVTFYTTLAAARAASAAHRVATAIQVNRLQDLHRELSVP from the coding sequence ATGCCCAAACGCACCGACATCAAAAGCGTCCTGATCATCGGGGCGGGTCCGATCATCATTGGTCAGGGGTGTGAGTTCGACTATTCCGGAGCGCAGGCCTGCAAGGCGCTCAGGGAGGAAGGTTACCGGGTCATCCTGGTGAACTCCAACCCGGCCACCATCATGACCGATCCGGAGATGGCCGACGCCACTTACATCGAGCCGATTACCTGGCCCACCATCGCCCAGATCATTCAACGGGAACGCCCCGACGCACTGCTGCCCACCATGGGCGGGCAGACCGCGCTTAATTGCGCGCTCGACCTTGATCGCGAAGGCGTGCTGGCGAAATTCAACGTCGAGATGATCGGCGCCAAACGGGAAGCCATCGAGAAGGCGGAAGACCGCGAGCGGTTCAAGCGGGCGATGGAAGCGATCGGACTCGAATGCGCTCGAGGGGCCATCGCCCACAGCCTGGAAGAAGCGCGGCAGGTGCAGGCGGCCATTGGATTCCCGGTGATCATTCGGCCCTCGTTCACGCTCGGAGGCACCGGCGGCGGCATCGCCTACAACCCGGACGAATTCATCGCGCTTTGCGAGCGCGGCCTCGAGGCCTCGCCCACGCACGAGTTGCTGATCGAGGAATCCATCATCGGTTGGAAGGAGTTCGAGATGGAAGTGGTGCGCGACCGCCAGGACAACTGCATCATCGTTTGCTCCATCGAGAACTTCGATCCCATGGGCGTGCATACCGGCGATTCCATCACGGTGGCTCCGGCGCAAACGCTCACGGACAAGGAATATCAACTCATGCGGAACGCCTCCATCGCGTGTCTGCGCGAGATCGGCGTTGATACCGGCGGCTCGAATGTGCAGTTCGCGATCAACCCGCGAGACGGACGTTCGATCATCATCGAAATGAACCCGCGCGTGTCGCGTTCGTCCGCCCTCGCCTCCAAGGCCACCGGTTTCCCGATCGCCAAAATCGCGGCCAAGCTGGCCATTGGTTACACCCTGGACGAGTTGAAGAACGACATCACCGGCGGCGTCACGCCCGCCTCGTTCGAACCGACTCTGGACTACGTGGTGACCAAGATTCCGCGTTTCACTTTCGAGAAATTTCCCCAGGCCGATGCCACGCTCACGACCCAGATGAAATCCGTGGGCGAAGCCATGGCCATCGGCCGAACCTTCCAGGAATCGTTGCAGAAGGCGTTGCGCTCGCTCGAAATCGGCAGCTACGGTTTTGAATCGAAGCTCGATCCGGCGCTGGACCAGGACGAAGCGCGTCGCCGCGTGACCCGGGCGCTGCGAGTGCCGGGCGCCGAGCGAATCTGGTACCTGGCCGACGCGTTCCGCCTGGGCCTGAGCGCCGCGGAAATTCACACGCTCTGCCACATTGATCCGTGGTTTCTTGCGCAGATCGCCGACCTGGTCGCGACCGAGCAGACCATTGCGCGACACGGCAAAACCGAGCCGTCAGCCGATTCGCTGCGCGCGTGGAAGCGCAAAGGTTTCTCCGACCGCCGGCTGGCAGCTCTCCTCGGCCAAAGTGAATTACAAGTGCGCCAGTGGCGCCACGCCGCGAGGGTGCGACCGGTGTACAAGCGCGTGGATTCCTGCGCCGCCGAATTTGCTTCATCCACCGCCTACCTGTACTCGACTTACGAGGAGGAATGTGAAGCGGCCCCGGAGCCGAAGAAAAAGATCATCGTGCTGGGCGGTGGCCCGAACCGCATCGGCCAAGGCATCGAATTCGATTATTGTTGCGTGCATGCCTCGTTCGCCCTGCGCGAGGACGGTTACCAGACCATCATGATCAACTGCAACCCGGAGACGGTCTCGACGGATTACGACACCTCCGACCGGTTGTACTTCGAGCCGCTCACGCTCGAGGACGTGATCGAGATCATTCACCTGGAACAACCCGTCGGCGTGATTGTGCAGTATGGCGGCCAGACCCCGCTCAAACTGGCCCGTGGACTTGCCGCCGCCGGCGCGCCGATCATCGGCACCAGCCCGGATTCCATTGACGTGGCCGAGGACCGGGAGCGGTTTCAGAAATTGATCCAACAGCTCCAACTGACGCAACCGCCGAACGCCACCGCGCGCACTCCCGAGGAGGCGGTCAAGCTGGCCGAACGGATCGGCTACCCGCTGGTGGTGCGACCGTCCTACGTGCTCGGCGGGCGCGCCATGGAAATCGTGCCGGCGCGTGAGGAACTGGAAACCTACATGCGCGTCGCGGTGCGCGTGTCCGAAGATTCGCCGGTGTTGCTCGATCACTTCCTCAACGACGCCACGGAGGTTGATGTGGACGCCGTGAGCGATGGCCGGCAGGTGCTTATTGGCGGCATTATGGAACACATCGAGGAGGCGGGCGTACATTCCGGCGATTCCGCCTGTTCGTTGCCGCCGTTTTCATTATCCCGAAAAATCCAGGATGAATTGCGCGAGCAGACCGCGAAGATGGCCCTGGCGCTCCAGGTCGTGGGACTGATGAATGTTCAATACGCGATTCAGAACGGCAAAATCTACGTGTTGGAAGTGAACCCGCGCGCCTCGCGCACCGTGCCGTACGTGTCGAAGGCCACCGGCCGGCCTCTGGCCAAAATCGCGGCGCGCTGCATGGCGGGGCAATCGCTGCAGAGCCAGGGCGTCGTCGGAGAGATCGTGCCGCCCTATTACTCGGTGAAGGAAGCGGTGTTTCCCTTCATCAAGTTTCCCGGAGTGGATACGGTGCTCGGTCCCGAGATGAAATCCACGGGCGAAGTCATGGGCGTGGGGCGCAGTTTTGGCGAGGCCTTTGCCAAGTCGCAACTCGCCGCCGGCAGCCCGATTCCCAAGGGCGGACGCATTTTTATCACCGTTCGCAACGCCGACCGGAACGGCGTGATCGAGGTTGCGCGCAGTTTCAGTCAGCAGGGATTTGAAATTCTCGCCACGCGCGGCACGGCGGCGGTGCTGGCCGGTGGAGGCGTCGCGGCGCGGGCGGTCAACAAACTGTCCGAAGGGCGTCCGCACATCATTGACATGATCATGAACGGCGAGGTGGACATCATCGTCAACACGGTTTCAGACCCGCAGAGCCTTGCTGATTCCTACGCCATCCGACGACAGGCCCTGCAACACAAGGTCACTTTCTACACCACCTTGGCGGCGGCGCGCGCCGCCAGCGCGGCGCACCGGGTGGCAACCGCAATCCAGGTCAACCGCTTGCAGGATTTGCACCGGGAATTATCCGTCCCATAG
- the glnE gene encoding bifunctional [glutamate--ammonia ligase]-adenylyl-L-tyrosine phosphorylase/[glutamate--ammonia-ligase] adenylyltransferase gives MSGFLGSTWTEERMKNPVWSEIINACPDPPRARHVWESLAATDAAPRLSDATEEQARVLAMLFSGSQALGALLIANPQWLALLELENLRHPRRIQGLRQEIAASLESLLAARNYDAGFSGLRRFKQTQMLRIAARDLARLGSTTETLQEISDVADVCLEFVWRSCWQQFNERLGQPHHQDPAGRWQPTAGCVLGLGKLGGQELNYNSDVDLLFVYSEEGQVFKERPTKTNAPASALSNHQFFNRLAEAFIAEVLRLTEDGALFRIDVRLRPEGATGPLCRSLASYENYYSQWGQTWERMMLIKARGVAGDNRLAAEFLEMIQPFRFPRSVNPNVLREIAAMKTRIERELLDAEALERNVKLGRGGIREIEFIAQARQLIYAGQIPFLQSAQTLPCLAKLAQYHLLEERDARELPSAYLFLRDVEHRLQMDEHRQTHTIPKDRRAQERLARLMGFATWETFEPTRQAHCQNVRRVFDEMFRGEDAPSDSPFPQTFDGTAAEWKAVLTRHWFQDVDNSFRALKEFMEGPGFGHVSTRTLELARNLLPQFLGLCRTDDGQSEALMLPPKTLSDPDRVLTRLNRFIAVYGARAALFELWHNHPNFFELLLLLFDRSEFLAEALIRSPELLDDLVYGGRLTLRKPAAKILDDLRHGLRDADQHVWLRRYHESELTRLGLRDILGLADFEQNLEELSALADACLQYALEVVMHRYQLKTPPFVIIGLGKLGGNEINYGSDLDLVFVADVPPSKLPPLQRLAAEIMDLLSRRTDQGITFQTDARLRPDGDNGPLVNSLNASAEYYLKRAQLWELQSLTRTRPVAGDLKLGARFQQLAAQMTDFSHAGAESPERTNHTRREAASILPVSATQDWKRRIHEMRRRIENERTPAGQDELAIKTGKGGLMDAEFIAQALCLEHGWQEAHTLRALERAAVAGLLPDAEKLLENYRQLRRVESILRRWSYVGETVLPHDPAPYYRVAVRCGFAAPATFRAALAQWRSAVREVYEAFFQSDDS, from the coding sequence GTGTCCGGCTTCCTCGGTTCAACCTGGACGGAGGAGCGCATGAAGAATCCGGTGTGGTCCGAAATCATCAATGCCTGTCCCGATCCGCCACGCGCGCGGCACGTTTGGGAGTCGCTGGCGGCGACCGACGCCGCGCCGAGGTTGAGCGACGCCACAGAGGAACAGGCGCGAGTCCTCGCCATGCTGTTCAGCGGGTCGCAGGCGCTCGGTGCGTTGCTGATCGCCAATCCGCAATGGCTGGCATTGCTGGAGCTGGAGAACCTTCGCCACCCGCGACGGATTCAAGGGCTGCGCCAGGAAATTGCGGCGAGCTTGGAGTCGTTGCTGGCGGCGCGGAATTACGACGCGGGGTTCAGCGGGTTGCGCCGTTTCAAACAGACGCAAATGCTCCGGATTGCCGCCCGTGATCTGGCGCGGCTCGGAAGTACGACCGAGACGCTTCAGGAAATTTCTGATGTGGCGGACGTCTGTCTCGAATTCGTGTGGCGCTCGTGTTGGCAACAGTTCAACGAGCGTTTGGGTCAGCCCCATCACCAGGACCCGGCGGGGCGCTGGCAGCCGACGGCGGGTTGCGTTCTCGGCCTGGGCAAATTGGGCGGGCAGGAATTGAATTACAATTCGGATGTGGACCTGCTCTTCGTTTATAGCGAGGAAGGACAGGTGTTCAAGGAACGGCCCACGAAGACCAATGCCCCCGCGTCCGCGTTGTCCAATCACCAATTCTTCAACCGGCTGGCCGAGGCGTTCATCGCGGAAGTGTTGCGGCTGACGGAGGACGGCGCATTGTTCCGAATAGACGTGCGTTTGCGCCCGGAAGGCGCCACAGGACCCCTGTGCCGCTCCCTGGCCAGCTACGAAAATTATTACAGTCAGTGGGGGCAAACCTGGGAGCGGATGATGCTGATCAAAGCGCGCGGCGTCGCGGGCGACAACCGCCTCGCCGCCGAGTTCCTGGAGATGATTCAGCCGTTTCGCTTTCCCCGATCGGTGAATCCGAACGTCTTGCGTGAGATCGCGGCGATGAAAACGCGCATCGAACGCGAACTGTTGGACGCGGAGGCGTTGGAACGCAACGTGAAACTCGGGCGCGGCGGCATTCGGGAAATTGAATTCATCGCCCAAGCGCGGCAGCTGATTTATGCGGGCCAAATCCCGTTTCTGCAATCCGCGCAAACGCTCCCGTGCCTCGCCAAGCTGGCGCAATATCATCTGCTGGAAGAGCGGGATGCGCGCGAGTTGCCGTCCGCCTACCTCTTTTTGCGGGACGTAGAGCACCGCCTCCAAATGGACGAGCACCGTCAGACGCACACGATTCCCAAGGATCGCCGCGCGCAGGAGCGGCTGGCCCGGCTGATGGGTTTTGCCACCTGGGAAACTTTTGAACCGACCCGCCAAGCCCACTGCCAAAACGTCCGCCGCGTGTTCGACGAAATGTTCCGAGGTGAAGATGCTCCATCGGACTCACCGTTTCCGCAAACCTTTGACGGCACGGCAGCCGAGTGGAAAGCCGTCCTGACGCGACATTGGTTTCAGGATGTGGACAACTCATTTCGCGCGCTCAAGGAATTCATGGAAGGCCCGGGGTTCGGGCATGTTTCCACGCGCACGCTCGAACTGGCCCGCAACCTTCTGCCCCAATTCCTGGGCTTGTGCCGCACCGATGATGGCCAATCCGAAGCGCTGATGCTGCCGCCCAAAACTCTTTCCGATCCGGATCGGGTGCTCACGCGCCTGAACCGTTTCATCGCGGTCTATGGCGCGCGCGCCGCGCTGTTCGAGCTGTGGCACAACCATCCCAATTTTTTCGAACTGCTGCTGTTGTTGTTCGACCGTTCGGAATTCCTGGCTGAAGCGTTGATCCGGTCGCCTGAATTGCTGGACGATCTCGTTTACGGCGGACGTCTGACGCTGCGCAAACCGGCGGCGAAAATCCTGGATGACCTCCGCCACGGCCTGCGGGATGCCGACCAACACGTCTGGCTGCGCCGTTATCACGAATCCGAACTGACGCGGCTGGGCTTGCGCGACATTCTCGGTCTGGCGGACTTCGAGCAGAACCTGGAAGAACTGTCGGCGCTGGCCGATGCCTGCCTCCAATACGCTTTGGAGGTCGTCATGCACCGATACCAACTCAAGACTCCGCCGTTCGTGATCATTGGCCTCGGGAAACTGGGCGGGAACGAAATCAATTACGGCTCGGACCTCGATCTCGTATTTGTCGCGGATGTTCCACCGTCAAAACTCCCGCCCCTGCAACGCCTGGCCGCCGAGATCATGGACTTGCTTTCCCGCCGGACGGATCAGGGTATCACGTTTCAAACCGACGCGCGGTTGCGACCGGATGGAGACAACGGGCCGTTGGTAAACTCGTTGAACGCCTCAGCCGAATACTATTTGAAACGAGCACAGTTGTGGGAGCTTCAATCGCTCACCCGAACGCGACCGGTGGCCGGCGACCTTAAACTCGGTGCGCGCTTCCAGCAACTGGCCGCGCAAATGACGGATTTTTCCCACGCCGGAGCAGAGTCACCAGAACGCACCAACCACACCAGGCGCGAGGCCGCTTCGATATTGCCGGTGAGCGCCACGCAGGATTGGAAGCGTCGGATTCATGAGATGCGCCGGCGCATCGAGAACGAGCGTACGCCCGCCGGTCAGGATGAACTGGCCATCAAGACCGGCAAGGGTGGATTGATGGATGCCGAGTTCATCGCCCAGGCTCTGTGCCTCGAACACGGCTGGCAGGAAGCGCACACCTTACGAGCACTCGAACGGGCCGCCGTCGCCGGACTATTGCCCGACGCGGAAAAGTTGCTGGAGAATTACCGGCAACTTCGCCGCGTGGAAAGCATCCTGCGCCGCTGGAGCTACGTCGGAGAAACCGTCCTGCCGCATGATCCGGCGCCGTATTATCGCGTGGCCGTGCGGTGCGGCTTTGCTGCGCCCGCGACGTTTCGCGCGGCCCTGGCGCAATGGCGCTCCGCCGTGCGCGAGGTTTATGAAGCTTTTTTCCAGTCTGACGATTCTTGA
- a CDS encoding PEP-CTERM sorting domain-containing protein, with product MRWNHFAAGILLLVLVAFTSPCSGGGEITLVNRNSSLDINVTSADTGLVNWTVDGVNSLNFQGLFYRVGSGAESSLLGISSNPTVSVTQIPNALSFLDVTYANSLFSVRTVYQLIGSTAGSGKSGLSQSVTVKNLSASPLDFHLFQYSDFDLMGVTGGQTAQFSFDGANQSYQVTQTDGMRTLTATVNASTAPVGHFDAAPFNTTLSSLLDASATTLGDAASASGNVTFSFQWDAILAAHGEAGDSLVISQLISLVPEPTSGSLLLVGVMALLTRRRKTI from the coding sequence ATGCGCTGGAACCATTTCGCCGCTGGCATTCTGTTGTTAGTTTTAGTGGCATTCACATCGCCATGCTCGGGTGGGGGCGAGATTACATTGGTTAATCGGAATTCGTCACTGGACATCAATGTTACAAGTGCCGATACCGGATTGGTGAATTGGACCGTTGATGGCGTCAATTCATTGAATTTCCAAGGCTTGTTCTATCGGGTTGGCTCCGGTGCTGAATCTTCTCTGTTAGGCATTTCCAGTAATCCCACGGTTTCGGTCACCCAGATTCCGAATGCCTTGAGCTTCTTGGATGTCACCTATGCGAATTCATTGTTCAGCGTGCGTACGGTCTATCAACTCATTGGGAGTACGGCGGGTTCGGGAAAGTCAGGTCTAAGCCAGAGCGTAACGGTGAAGAATCTCTCCGCCTCGCCATTGGATTTTCATCTTTTTCAATATTCTGACTTCGATCTCATGGGAGTTACAGGTGGGCAGACGGCCCAGTTCAGTTTTGATGGCGCAAATCAATCATATCAAGTCACCCAAACTGACGGCATGCGAACCCTGACCGCAACGGTTAATGCCAGCACGGCTCCGGTTGGTCATTTCGATGCAGCGCCATTTAATACCACATTGAGCAGTTTGCTGGATGCGAGCGCCACGACTCTCGGTGACGCTGCCAGCGCCTCGGGGAATGTCACCTTTAGCTTTCAATGGGATGCCATCTTGGCGGCGCATGGAGAAGCGGGCGATAGCCTGGTCATCAGTCAGTTGATCAGTTTGGTGCCCGAACCAACTTCAGGATCATTGCTGTTGGTTGGTGTAATGGCACTGCTCACACGCCGTCGAAAAACGATTTGA
- a CDS encoding alkaline phosphatase: MRYELNSRSRRTVAPGIRSDGQPQSRFNLWRKALVSLGALLVVGSLSACRTAHHYHHGDASGQLLPGVKHVLLIGFDGFGAYAWEQAEIPNLKALAARGAISLETRTVLPSSSAANWATHLMGAGTELHGYTEWNSKTSMPPARVVSKYGIFPGIFGLVREAYPTAEMGVLYQWDGIHYVFENGAVNFEKQEQTPESLTTATVRYLTEKKPLFTFVCYDQPDGVGHGEGHDTPQYYDMLKQCDAEFGKLMAALQAADMDRDTLIIIISDHGGINKGHGGKTLREMQTPWVIAGPGIKPGHKINSSVVHYDTAATLARIFGVQPPQVWTGRSVREVFEH, encoded by the coding sequence ATGCGATACGAACTCAATTCTCGATCTCGCCGTACCGTCGCGCCGGGCATCCGGTCTGACGGCCAACCTCAATCGCGTTTTAATTTGTGGCGAAAAGCGCTCGTTAGCCTGGGCGCTTTGCTGGTCGTTGGTTCATTGAGTGCGTGTCGGACGGCGCATCATTACCACCACGGCGACGCGAGCGGTCAACTGTTGCCAGGGGTCAAGCACGTGCTCCTGATTGGGTTTGATGGATTTGGCGCTTATGCCTGGGAGCAGGCCGAAATCCCGAACCTGAAAGCGCTGGCGGCGCGCGGAGCCATTTCTTTGGAGACCCGGACGGTGCTTCCCTCGTCGAGTGCGGCCAATTGGGCAACGCACCTCATGGGCGCGGGAACAGAGTTGCATGGCTATACCGAGTGGAATTCCAAAACCTCGATGCCGCCCGCTCGCGTCGTGAGCAAGTACGGGATTTTTCCAGGAATTTTCGGTCTGGTACGCGAGGCGTATCCAACGGCGGAAATGGGTGTCCTCTATCAATGGGATGGCATTCATTACGTCTTTGAAAACGGCGCGGTGAATTTTGAGAAACAGGAGCAGACTCCGGAATCACTGACCACAGCCACCGTGCGCTATCTCACCGAGAAGAAACCGCTGTTCACTTTTGTCTGCTACGATCAACCCGATGGCGTCGGACACGGCGAAGGTCACGATACGCCGCAGTATTATGACATGCTGAAACAGTGCGACGCGGAATTCGGCAAATTGATGGCCGCGTTGCAGGCGGCCGACATGGATCGGGATACGCTCATAATCATCATTTCGGATCATGGTGGCATCAATAAAGGGCACGGTGGTAAAACGCTGCGCGAAATGCAGACGCCTTGGGTGATCGCCGGACCAGGCATCAAGCCCGGACACAAAATCAATTCGAGCGTGGTGCATTATGACACCGCCGCGACGTTGGCGCGAATTTTTGGCGTGCAACCGCCGCAGGTGTGGACCGGTCGTTCCGTGCGCGAGGTGTTTGAGCATTAA
- a CDS encoding PEP-CTERM sorting domain-containing protein, which translates to MAFATAVNAAEYTLNDGYSTAKIDADGGAGMYSWIVGNQEQLNQQWFYYRIGNSGYAAPINSISTASLLGGSANSLALNYANSEVSLTITYVLTGLGVSSADIQESISIENLSGCDLDLHFFQYSDFNLLGTAQNDTVEFLGRDSVRQTELSFGIQEAIISPSSSRFETRLAGAGGTLDKLLHKKGYNLNDKGGPLTGDVTWAFQWDFVIEAGQSVEILKDKTLVTPVVPEPTTTALTLLGLAAIVASWRRKSGN; encoded by the coding sequence ATGGCCTTTGCCACCGCGGTGAATGCCGCGGAGTACACCCTGAATGACGGATACTCTACGGCCAAAATTGATGCCGATGGCGGCGCGGGAATGTATTCCTGGATCGTTGGAAATCAGGAACAACTTAACCAACAGTGGTTTTATTACCGGATTGGCAACTCCGGTTATGCGGCGCCCATTAATTCGATTAGCACCGCCTCTTTGCTTGGTGGCTCCGCCAATTCATTGGCTCTCAACTACGCAAACTCAGAGGTGTCGCTCACGATCACCTATGTCCTTACCGGACTCGGGGTGAGTAGCGCGGACATCCAGGAAAGTATTTCAATTGAAAACCTCAGCGGCTGTGACCTTGACCTTCATTTTTTCCAATACTCGGATTTTAACTTATTGGGCACCGCGCAGAACGATACGGTTGAGTTTCTGGGGCGGGATAGCGTGAGGCAAACGGAATTATCGTTCGGGATCCAGGAAGCGATTATTTCGCCTTCCTCTTCCCGGTTCGAGACGCGTCTCGCTGGTGCGGGGGGCACCTTGGATAAGCTTTTGCACAAAAAAGGCTATAATTTGAATGACAAGGGCGGACCACTAACGGGCGATGTAACCTGGGCCTTCCAATGGGACTTCGTAATTGAAGCGGGACAGAGCGTGGAGATTTTGAAAGACAAGACTTTGGTGACTCCGGTAGTGCCTGAGCCTACCACGACCGCGCTTACATTGTTGGGCCTGGCGGCCATCGTCGCTTCGTGGCGACGGAAATCCGGCAATTAA
- the carA gene encoding glutamine-hydrolyzing carbamoyl-phosphate synthase small subunit: MSLALLALEDGSLFYGESIGVPGQTVGEVVFNTAMTGYQEILTDPSYARQIVTLTYPHVGNTGANAEDLESDRVYATGLVIRDLPAVHSSFRATESLPDFMRRHQLVGIAGLDTRRLTRRLREQGALNGCLLAVEQGAKLEAKTAVDAARAFPGLKGMDLAKVVSVKQPYHWDEGLWRLGGNQVKTPPPRFHVVAYDYGIKRNLLRMLASRGCRLTVVPAQTPAEAVLQLQPDGVFLSNGPGDPAVCDYAITAIRRILATGLPVFGICLGHQLLGLAAGARTIKMKFGHHGANHPVLEISSGRVLISSQNHGFAVDEASLPPNLRVTHRSLFDGSVQGLEFTNQPVFCFQGHPEASPGPHDVASLFDKFIASMEQRPRAGTAPSERRIPPA; this comes from the coding sequence ATGTCGCTCGCCTTGCTTGCGCTGGAAGATGGCTCTCTGTTTTACGGAGAGTCCATCGGCGTTCCCGGGCAGACCGTGGGCGAGGTGGTGTTCAACACCGCCATGACCGGTTACCAGGAAATCCTCACCGACCCTTCCTACGCCCGGCAGATCGTCACCCTCACTTATCCCCACGTCGGCAATACCGGCGCCAATGCCGAGGATCTGGAGTCTGATCGCGTGTACGCCACCGGCCTCGTCATTCGTGATCTGCCGGCCGTTCACAGTAGTTTCCGCGCCACCGAATCGTTGCCGGATTTCATGCGCCGTCACCAACTCGTCGGCATCGCCGGTCTCGATACCCGCCGCCTGACGCGCCGGTTGCGCGAGCAAGGCGCGCTGAACGGCTGCCTCCTCGCGGTGGAGCAAGGCGCCAAGCTCGAGGCCAAGACCGCCGTGGACGCCGCGCGCGCGTTTCCGGGTTTGAAAGGCATGGACCTCGCGAAAGTGGTAAGCGTCAAGCAACCCTATCATTGGGATGAAGGGTTATGGCGTCTGGGCGGTAACCAGGTCAAGACGCCGCCGCCTCGGTTTCATGTCGTGGCGTACGATTACGGCATCAAGCGCAACCTCCTGCGGATGTTGGCGTCGCGAGGTTGTCGGCTCACGGTGGTGCCGGCGCAGACTCCGGCCGAGGCCGTGCTTCAGTTGCAACCGGACGGCGTGTTTCTGTCCAACGGTCCGGGAGACCCGGCGGTTTGCGATTACGCGATCACGGCAATCCGCCGCATCCTCGCCACCGGCCTGCCGGTATTTGGCATCTGCCTCGGACACCAATTATTGGGTCTCGCCGCCGGGGCGCGCACCATCAAAATGAAATTCGGTCATCACGGCGCCAACCATCCGGTGCTGGAAATCAGCAGTGGCCGCGTGCTGATCAGTAGTCAGAACCACGGCTTTGCCGTGGACGAAGCGAGTCTGCCTCCGAACCTGCGCGTGACGCATCGCTCGCTGTTCGATGGCTCGGTGCAGGGGCTGGAATTTACCAACCAACCGGTGTTCTGTTTTCAAGGGCATCCGGAGGCAAGCCCCGGGCCGCATGACGTCGCCTCGCTATTCGACAAGTTCATTGCCAGCATGGAACAACGGCCGCGCGCCGGCACCGCACCGTCTGAAAGGAGAATCCCCCCAGCGTGA
- a CDS encoding GH32 C-terminal domain-containing protein, translated as MSNGDGYNVGSQKLSCLGRQATLKPQNGKIALRIFVDRGAVDIFGAAGRLYMPMAAKMSPENQTLKLSCKNGATAVESLQIHELKSAW; from the coding sequence GTGTCTAATGGTGATGGTTACAACGTCGGCAGTCAGAAACTTTCGTGCCTGGGACGTCAGGCAACATTGAAACCACAGAATGGAAAGATTGCGCTGCGCATTTTTGTGGATCGCGGTGCGGTGGATATTTTTGGCGCGGCGGGTCGGCTCTACATGCCCATGGCCGCGAAGATGTCGCCGGAAAACCAAACGCTAAAACTTTCGTGTAAAAATGGAGCGACTGCGGTTGAATCCTTGCAGATTCACGAGTTGAAGTCCGCTTGGTAG